The Dasypus novemcinctus isolate mDasNov1 chromosome 2, mDasNov1.1.hap2, whole genome shotgun sequence genome contains the following window.
ccccacgcgcaaggagtgcaccctgcaaggagagccgccccacccgagaaaagcgcagcccacccaggagtggtgccacgcacacagagagctgacccagcaagatgacgcaataaaaaaaatgacacagtttcctggtgccacgtGATGGGAGCACAGGCAGACACAggagagtgcacagcaaatgggcacagagagcagacaatgggggaaaggggagagaaataaataaaaaataaatctttaaaaaaaataaaaaataactactgatattctatgaaaatagataaaataattgatATACTATTTCCTATCAACCTCCCaaattttcttgcttttattattgtatctatgttcataatttataatatttGCTTTCTTTCCAATAACCCTAATTCCCAAAGTACTTAGCCTCAGTTTTACACTTAAATAGATTCAGTGCTCAGCACTGGTCCCTTTTCACAGTCTGTCTCTATTTGTCCCTTAGTTAACCTGGAATTCTACTTCCAGAACCCTGTAGCTCCTCCCATCCCCACCAAAAGGTTTTTGGGGAAAATATTCTTAAAGTCCATAATATTACTAGGTAAAAATCTGCCCCCACAACTTAGTGTCATAAAGCGTTTTACTCTTATGAAAGTATGATTCTGTTGGTTAACTGAGCTCAGCTGAGCAGTTTGCACATGGGGGTCCCTCATGCTGTTGCTGTCAGATAAGAACTGGGACTGAGGTTATCTGACAGCTTTTTCACACTTATAACCTGGGACTCTACAATATGTTAAACTTGGGATACTCAGACTTTTTACATGCAGAATGAGAGTTCCAAAAGATAGAACATGGAAGCAAACAGTCTAGAAACTGGCACAGTGACACTTCTACAGTATTCTATTAATTAAAGGAGTCAGAAAGTCACCCAGATTCAAGAGAAGGTGATACAGATTCCACCCAACCTCGCAATAGGAGGAGTGTCAAAGAATATGTCACCTCAAGTCTACCACAAGTTCTGACATGTTAGGAAttgtttttgtgttatttttttctcaataaaaCTTGAGGTCTAACTGGATTGGGCTAAACTTGAGCTTTAACCTGATTGCTATAAATGTATTGGTCATTAATTTGCTTCCCTGGGATCTTCAGAGGCATTTCTCCACTGTTTTTTAGCATTGAATGTTGCTAGGATAATTCTGTGACAAGACATTTTTTTCCAACTTATAGCAAAATTGGGtttcacttgtttatttttttcatttggccTAATTGTGGATATTAATAGATATGCATCTTCCTTTACTTTAAGGAAGTTTTCTTCTGTCAAACCTTTGGCAAATTTTCTCTTCAGGATCTCCAATCACTTTCTCAGACATATTTTAGgtgatgttttaattttctttaatatatatataaccctATGTTAAAATACATGTAGATATATCcatgtatataatatattttatttaaatatttctatctCCAAACTTTCAACTTTTCTCTCTCTTAGTTTTGTAATTTTGCTAAATGTCAAGTCTCTTCTTCACATGCCTTCCACAAAtctcttttttgctttcttaatctatcattcttatattttactttttatcccTTTCTCTGCTTAGTTCTGCCATTTCACTTTTTATCTTGTATAGCTTCACTTATCTATTCCTTGACTTCTTTTTTCAGAAAGGCTCTATCTTCTTTAATATATttgatttatataaaattttacctACTTCTGATATGTGTTCTTAAGGGGAAATATTCCCTTCCTGCCTATGCTTTAATATACGTGCAGAGACTGCATGCTGCTGGTGGTGGAggtgaaggtggtggtggtggtgggtctcctttcctcctctttcctcttcttccctctcctcctcttccacATGCTGCGGCTGCTTCTACATCTTTCTAATCAGTATTTATCTCGAATGGATGTGATGGAGGTATCTTGATTGAACGTGTGTAACTTCTTTTCCACCTTGTCTTCCCAGTAGCTTATGTTCTGTTAAGATGGTGAGTGAGGATGCTAAATAAAATGTAGTTGTCTCCTGGGAAATACCAAGCAACAGGTCATTGGTTTTAACCCTTAGGATGCACTACCTACTTTGGAAAATCCATACTCTGCCCAAGATTAGTAGACATATTCCTCTCTCCCAGCTCATTCCCTCACAATGGTCCATAATGGGGTTTTTATCAcattaaattcttattttcttccatattttggGCTGATTGTAAAGTGAATTAGAGGGACAGAGACTCTTTAAAATTTACAGCTAGAGATTTAGTTTACAGTATTTGAGCACACGAATTTGacatttaaaaagtgtttttgttatttttaaaatataaatttcataagttatttcatttatgaaataccatataaattattttattaagtattttaattaaaaagcctCGAGTtgactgttttaaaaaattattctaacaTCCTGGCTTCCTTTTACTTTTCAGATGCAGCAACTATTCCATGAAAATTATGAACACAACCGAAAGGGTTATATCCAAGACCTTCACAATAGCAAAATTCACGCAGCCATAACACTTCATCCCAACAAAAGGCCTGCATACCAATACAGGCTGCATAATTACATGCTCAGCCGCAAAATTTCTGAACTCCGCTACCGTACCATTCAGCTCCACCGAGAGAGTGCTCTGATGAGCAAGCTCAGCAATAGTGAAGTGAGCAAAGAAGACCAGCAGCTGGGAGTGATGCCTTCTTTCAACCATTTCCAGCCTCAGGAGAGAGATGAAGTGATAGAATGGGAGTTTCTGACAGGGAAGTTCCTCTACTCAGCAGCAGAGAACCAGCCACCTCGACAGACCATCAACAGCATCCTAAGAACAGCACTGGATGACACTGTCCTTCAGGTGATGGAGATGATCAATGAAAATGCCAAGAGTAGAGGACGGCTCATTGACTTCAAGGAAATTCAGTATGGCTACCGCAGGGTTGATCCCATGCATGGAGTGGAGTACATTTTAGATTTACTCCTCTTATACAAAAGACATAAAGGAAGGAAACTAACTGTGCCAGTGAGACGTCATGCCTACCTTCAACAGTTGTTTAGCAAACCTTTTTTCAGAGAAACTGAAGAGCTAGATGTCAGCAGCCTTGTGGAGAGTATTAATAGTGACACTCAGTCATTCTCCTTTATATCTAATTCTTTAAAGATATTATCTTCTTTTCAAGGAACCAAAGAAATGGGAGGACCCAATGTAAAGAAAATACACATCCTAGTTCCTCTCATAGGAAGGTATGACATTTTCCTGAGATTCATGGAGAACTTTGAAAATACATGTCTTATCCCAAAGCAGAATGTAAGGCTCGTCATCATCCTTTTCAATGGGGATTCTGACCAAGATTCCAACAAGCATATCGAATTGATAAAGGAATATCAGAACAAGTACCCTAAAGCAGAAATGACCGTGATCCCCATGAAGGGAGAGTTTTCCAGAGGTCTTGGTCTTGAAATGGCTTCTACCCAGTTTGACAATGATACTTTGCTGCTATTTTGTGATGTTGACTTGATCTTCAGAGGAGACTTTCTCCAAAGATGTAGAGACAATACAATTCAGGGACAACAGGTGTACTACCCCATCATCTTTAGCCAGTATGACCCAAAGGTAACCAGTGGAGGCAATCCTATTGATGATGACTTTGTCTTCTCAAAGAAGACTGGATTTTGGAGAGACTATGGATATGGAATCACCTGCATTTATAAAAGTGATCTTCTGGGCACAGGTGGATTTGATACCTCAATACAAGGCTGGGGACTGGAAGATGTAGATCTCTACAATAAAGTTATTCTATCTGGCTTAAGACCCTTCAGAAGTCAAGAAGTAGGAGTGGTGCATATTTTCCATCCAGTTCATTGTAACCCTAACTTGGACCCTAAGCAGTATAAGATGTGCTTAGGATCCAAGGCAAGTACTTTTGCC
Protein-coding sequences here:
- the CHSY3 gene encoding chondroitin sulfate synthase 3, whose product is MAVRSRRPWMSVALGLVLGFTAASWLIAPRVAELSERKRRGSSLCSYYGRSAAGPGAGVQQPLPQPQPQRRLRPEQSPSPVRLELRGPQLPEAAPGVTSFRNSPWQQPPPLQQRRRGQEPEGVTVLPGAPTAEEEPLEEDGGAAEQQQRGRPGGSHNGSGDGGAAAPSSRPRDFLYVGVMTAQKYLGSRALAVQRTWARFIPGRVEFFSSQQPPSSRLAQSPPPLPVIALPGVDDSYPPQKKSFMMIKYMHDHYLDKYEWFMRADDDVYIKGDKLEEFLRSLNSSKPLYLGQTGLGNIEELGKLGLEPGENFCMGGPGMIFSREVLRRMVPHIGECLREMYTTHEDVEVGRCVRRFGGTQCVWSYEMQQLFHENYEHNRKGYIQDLHNSKIHAAITLHPNKRPAYQYRLHNYMLSRKISELRYRTIQLHRESALMSKLSNSEVSKEDQQLGVMPSFNHFQPQERDEVIEWEFLTGKFLYSAAENQPPRQTINSILRTALDDTVLQVMEMINENAKSRGRLIDFKEIQYGYRRVDPMHGVEYILDLLLLYKRHKGRKLTVPVRRHAYLQQLFSKPFFRETEELDVSSLVESINSDTQSFSFISNSLKILSSFQGTKEMGGPNVKKIHILVPLIGRYDIFLRFMENFENTCLIPKQNVRLVIILFNGDSDQDSNKHIELIKEYQNKYPKAEMTVIPMKGEFSRGLGLEMASTQFDNDTLLLFCDVDLIFRGDFLQRCRDNTIQGQQVYYPIIFSQYDPKVTSGGNPIDDDFVFSKKTGFWRDYGYGITCIYKSDLLGTGGFDTSIQGWGLEDVDLYNKVILSGLRPFRSQEVGVVHIFHPVHCNPNLDPKQYKMCLGSKASTFASTMQLAELWLEKHLGVRYNRTLS